The genome window AAGGGTGATGCTGGTGGCGTCCGTCGGTTGCAGAGTCAGGCCCAGGCTGAAGTTGGTGGACTTCTCAGGTTTGAGAGTCTCGGCACCGAGCGCCTTGGCCACGTCGGAGTTGACTGCAACGTTACGGTAGTCGAACAGCTGGCCGTTGACGCTGGTTTGCGAGGTGGAGCTGTAAATCTGCTGGGCCAGTGAAGGCGCACGGAAACCGGTGCTGAAGGTGCCGCGTACTGCCAGGATCGGTGTGAGTTGGTAGCGGGTGGAGAACTTTCCGTTAGTCGTGGTGCCCGAGCCATCGTTGTAGTGCTCGTAGCGACCGGCCAGGTCGACGTGCCATTTATCGGTGAAGTCCTGGCCGATCTCACCATACCCGGCGAGGCTGGTGCGGCCTTTTTGCGCAGCATCCTGCGGGGTGGTACCGGCACCGGAGATGGTGCCCGGTGCGATCAGGCCACCGCTGGCTCCGGTGGTGAAAGGGCCGCTGGCGTAGGAGGCGAAGTCACCCTTGCCGATCTTGTAGTTCTCGTAGCGTTGCTCCAGGCCCCAGGAAATCTGCGTGGGTTTGTGCAGGCCGAGGTCAAATGCGCGGGTCAGATCGAGGTTGTTGGTCCATTGGCTGAAGGTCTTGACGCCGGTGTCCACCGAGGTCGGCGAGTCCGGGCCGTAGCTCAGGTTGTAGGTGTGACGCAGGGTCGCTTCGGCATGGTCCTGGCCATAGGTGCTGGACAGGTCATAGTCCCAGCCGGCGAGTTCGCCCTTGCCGCCAAACGCTACCTGGAAGTCATTTTCGATAAAACGCAGGGTGTCTTCGATGCCTTCGGGGAAGGGGGTGCGGATGCCATCGAAGCTGGCGGGCTGGTGGAAAGCCAGCGGTTTTTCCGAGTTGCGGCGGGTGTAGGTGGAGAATGAGTAGAGCGTGAGGGCATCGTCCACCGGCAGCTCGGCGTTGTAGCCGAAACTGAAGTTGCGTGCCTCGGGCAGGCCGGTGCCGTAGTAGGTGTGTTGCAGGCTGGTGTTGCCGGCCGAGTCGGTATATGGCGCGTTGTCGGAGCGGTCGGAGATCTTCTGTTTCTTCACGTCCAGGGCGAGGTTGATAAAGCCGTCGTTGGGCAGCGAAAGGCCGACATTGCCGGTTTGGCGCGCGGTTTCTCCGTCGCCGTTTTCATAGTTCTGGCCGTAGCTTGTGGACAGGCTGCCGCCGTGGTCGGTCTGCTTGAGCACGATGTTGACCACGCCGCCAATCGCATCCGAACCATACTGGGCCGAGGCGCCGTCACGGAGCACTTCGACATGATCCACCAGAGCGGTGGGGATCATGTCCAAGTCCACCGGTTGCGAGCCGGAGTTGAGGTAGGTGCCGTTATTGAGCAGCGCGCTGTTGTGGCGACGCTTGCCGTTGACCAGTACCAGCACCTGGTCGCCATTGAGGCCACGCAGGCTGATCGGGCGCACCACCGACGTTGAGCCGAAGCCTGACGATGCTGGCTGATTGAGGGATGGCAGTACCTTGCTCAGGGCGCGGGTGAGATCGCCTTGCCCGGTGGCCAGCAGTTGCTTGGAGGAGATCACGTCCACGGGCGACGGGCTCTCGGCCAGGGTGCGCGCCTGGCCACGGTTGCCGATCACCACAACGGTGTCCAAGGGGTTATCGCTGGCCGGCGCGTCGGCGGCGACAGTCAGGCTGCTGTAGCTGGCGGCTTCGTACAGGGCAATAAACAACAACGTGTGGGCGAAGGCCTTACTGGGTCGGCGACTTGTGGCGCGTGATGCATTCATGATGGGAAATACTCCAGTGGTTTAAGGTGTTGGGCCTTGATAGAGGACGGCTTGTTGAGTTCAAGCTCTGGTGGGAAGGCTGGAGAGCAAGGGCTGTGCCATCTGTTAAAATTGTTTAAAAACATAGGCTTATTGCGTAGTAAGCGGGGGTGTTGGTGTTTTTTTAACAAGCCGAAGGGCAGGGTGTTGGTTTTTGTGCAGGGGCTGTCATCGGCAACCGGGTATCGAGCCGTAAGGCTTGGGTGGTTGTGCTTGGCACACGACTTGCTCTCCCCACGCAACACCCTGAACCCAAGGAAGCTATTTCTGTATGCCTAGACCCGGCCCGCGCAATGCCCTCACCGATATCCCAGGCCTCACGGTCGGCCACGCCACGGACCTGCGCGTCGACACCGGCGTCACAGTGATTCGCCCCAATGGTTTCTGGACTGCCAGCATCGACATTCGCGGCGGTGGCCCTGGCGGGCGTGAAACCGCCGCCTTGGAGCCGGAAAACATGGTCGGCCAACTCCACGCTCTGGTTTTCGCCGGCGGCTCGGTGTTCGGCCTGGGCGCGGCGGATGCCGTGGCGGCAAAACTGTCTCAGGACGAGGTGGGCCTGCATTTGAAACCCGGCGCCCCGGCAATCCCCATAGTGCCCGCCGCCGTGTTGCACGACCTGGCCAACGGCGGCGACAAGGACTGGGGCCTGGACCCGCCTTACCGACGCCTGGGCTTTGAAGCGCTGGCCAATGCTGGAGAAGATTTCGAGTTGGGCTCGGTGGGCGCCGGCCGTGGCGCCATGGCCGGTGTATTGAAAGGCGGGCTGGGTACCGCCTCGCTGGACCTGGGTGACGGATTGATCGTCGCCGCACTGGTCGTCGCCAACCCCATTGGCTCGGTGTACATGCCCGACGGTAAAACGTTCTGGGCCTGGCCCTGGGAAGTCGCGGGGGAATTCGGTGGCCGGCGGCCTGAAGCCGAGATGGACTGCAGCGACCCGATGCCGGAGTTGTCACGCCTGGGTTCGATGGGCCGCCTGCAAGCCGGGGCCAACACGACGCTGGTGGTGGTCGCCAGTACCGCTCGGCTCACTGTGGCTGAGTGCAAGCGCGTGGCGATCATGGCTCAGGACGGAATTGCCCGTGCGGTGCGTCCGGCGCATTTGCCGTTTGATGGGGACACTGTATTTGCCTTGGCGTCGGAGGCGGTTGAGTTGACCGATGGCCCACGGCGGCAGGTGGAGATTGGTTGTATTGGCTCGGCGGCTGCGGATTGCGTGGTGCGGGCGATCGCCAGAGGGGTGTTCAGTGCCAGGGGCTAGCCACTATCCACTGTAGGAACCGGCTCGCCGGCGACGGCGGCGGTTTAGCTTGCGCCTGTGTTAACTGACAGACCGCTAACGCCGACAAGCCGGCTCCTGCTGCTCAGGTGAAAGGTGATAGGCGCGTCTGTGCCTTTGCCGCCAGCTCCGGCAACTTCAACGCCTCATACACCCGTACCAAACTCCGATTCGTCGGCACATCCCACCCGTCATACCGGCGCCGCAATTCCAGTGTCTGCTGCGCCCCCAACCAATCCCCGGCCTTCACTCGTGCATCCAGCTCCACCAGGGCAAACAGATCGCGCTGTGCGTGGCTGCCACCAATCTCATTCAGCCGGGGAAGGGCGATCGTCAGTTGCGCCAGCGACTGTTGCCAGTCGCCACGTGCATGGGCCAATAAGCCCTTCGCCAACGGCAGGGTCACTTCGCCCCACACCGGCCGTGCGTCAAAGCTGTACTGGCGCAACGTCGCCAGCAACCTATCCGCCTCCGGCTTGCCCGCCCGGGCCAGGCCATACAGGTACTGCACGCTCAGGAACGGCTGTACCGTATCGCAGACCCGACGTTGTAGGTAGGGTGCCAGCGCCTGCCAGCGCTCTCCCACGTTGATGCCGGCCAGTTCCAATCGCGCGAGCAAGGACACGGCGCCGACCTGGTCCTGGGAGTATTCCGGGAGAATGCCCCACACGTGTTGGTCGTAAATCTCCAGCACGCGCTGTTTCTCGCCCCGCGCCAGGTAGAACAACGCCAGGTGCCACCAGTTGTGGGTGTACATGAACGAGTTCAAACCGTCCCAGTGATGGGTCACGCTTTCCAGGAATACCGTGCCTTCCTCGATACGTCCCTGGGTCAGCATCACATGGGCCAGGGCGTGCTGGGCCCAAGGCTCCGAGGGTTGCAGGCGCAAGGCTTGCAGCGCGCTGGCTTCGGCGTCTTCAAGCAGGTGGCATTGCTCGTAGGCGAAGGCCAGCAGACCGTGGCTGTGGGCAATATCGGGTGCGCCAGCGGTGGCCTTTAGGCCGATGCGCAACAGGGCGGGCCAGTTGCCGCGGTTGAATTCCAGGTACTGGTTGAGCTTGGCGGCGAATAGGTCGCGGGGGTAGCGGTCGAGCAGGTTTGCGCTCAAATGCAGGACCTGATCGAGGTCGTCCTTGATCCAGGCTTGCAGCACGCCAAGGTACAGCTGAGCGCGCGGGTGAGCGGCGTGCGCCGCACGTTGGTGGTATTTTTCCGCCAGTGCCGGGCCCTCGGGCGACTCGCTGAACATCAGCAGCAAGCCGGCAAACGCATTAGCCAGCGCGGAGCCGGGATCGGCATCGGCGGTGGCAAGGATGCGTTCGGCACGGGGCTGGTAGCCGAGGAAGCCGCCTATGAAGTCGTCCAGCCCTTGGCGGGTGGTGGGGTCGGTGGTGTCGATGGGGTTGCCCAGGTAATCCAGTGACATAGTGGCGAGGCTCGTTTATTCAGATGACGGTTACAGGGGCAAACCTTGTGCCATCGACCAGCGATGAACCCCTGTGGGAGGGGGCTTGCCCCCGATAGCGGCGTGTCAGTTGGCTCATTCATTGATGACCGACCGGTATCGGGGGCAAGCCCCCTCCCGCATTTGAAATGCTTTGCTGCTGCTTTTTGCACACTCAGGCGCAGCTCTGTGGTTTTTTCATCAGCGCGATCACCACCAACCCCAGCAATACCCGCCCAACCGGCCATGGCACAACGCTTGCAAAACCCTCGTTATATTTTTCAATTCGAGGAGACTCCATGCGCTCATTCTCTTTCCGCCGTGCCCTCACGTCCGTGGCACTGTGCACCACGTTGTTGGCCGGCCAGGCTCAAGCGCAACCCCAGGAGGGCGGGGTGCTCAACCTGGTGGCCCAGCCGGAGCCGCCCTCGCTGATGCACGGCGTAGTCAGCCATGTGTCGACCCAATACGTGAGCGGCAAGGTGCTCCAGGGCCTGCTCACTTTCGACACACACCTTGCGCCCAAACCGGTATTGGCCAAAGCCTGGACTATCTCCCCTGACGGCCTCACCTATACTTTCGACTTGCAGGACGGCGTGCACTGGCACGACGGTCCAGCGTTCACCGCCGATGACGTGGTGTTCAGCTTCCAGATCTTCTACCCCGAGGTGGACAAGCGTCTTGGCGGTATCATCACCGAGTACGTCGAGAGCATCACCGCCAAAGGTCCGCTGCAGGTGGTCTTTCACCTGAAGAAACCTTTCGCACCGTTGCTTTCGGCCTTGGGCAGCGGCTTGCGCCCGGTGGTGCCGAAGCACCTTTACGAGAACACCGACTTTCGTAACAACCCCTACAACCTAAAACCGGTGGGTACCGGGCCGTTTGTGTTCGTCGAGTGGAAACGAGGCGCCTATATCAAGCTGGCTAAAAACCCCAACTACTGGAAAAAGGGCCTGCCGTACCTCGACAGCATCATCTTCCACGTCATTCCTGATGCCTCTTCGCGTGCCGCCGCGTTCGAGCGTAACGACGTGCAAGTGCTGCGCAGCGGCGATGCGGATTACTCCGACCTTAAGCGCCTGACCGCCTTGCCCGATGTGCAGTCGTCGGAAAAGGGCTGGGAGTTGTACGCGGGTCTGGCCTTCCTGCAAATCAACACGCGCAAGCCACCGTTGAACAACCCCAAGGTGCGCCAGGCGATCCTGTATGCGCTGAACCGACAGTTCATCGTCGATAACATCTTCTTCGGCTCGGGCAAGGTCGCTCAGGGGCCGTTTGTGTCCAGCTCGCCTTACCACGATCCCCAGTTGCCGCAGTACGCCTATGACGTGAAAAAGGCCAAAGCGCTGATTGCCGAATCCGGCGTGGATGTCGGCGCGGTGCGCATTCGCCTGCTCAATGGCGAGAAGGGGGGGGCCTGGGAGCGCCTGGCCGAATACACCAAGCAGTCCTTGCAACCCCTGGGTTTCAAGGTGCAGGTGGTCACATCCGACGCGGCGACCTGGTTCCAGCGCGTAAGCGACTGGGACTTCGACCTGACCTACAATTTTATCTTCCAGATCGGCGATCCCTACCTGACCAGCGCCTACCTGTTCCGCTCCGACTACATACTCAAAACCTCGCCGTTCGCCAACGTCAGCGGCTACAACAGCGCCGAGGCCGACGCCTTGTGGGCGAAAGTCGCCGATACCCCGGAAGGCCCGGAGCGCAAACAGCTCTACAGCCAGTTGGAGAACGTGCTGAACGCTGACCTGCCCATCGCACCGATCTTCGAAATGCGTTACCCGACGCTGTTTCACAAACAGGTGAAAAACCTGCTGCAGACCGCTACCAGCCTTAACGAGGACGACGAGAGCGTGTACCTCGAGGCCCTGGCACCATGAACGGCGCGTTGTATTTCAGCGGGCGGCTCGTCAAGGCGTTGCTGATGGTGGTGGCGGTGCTGGTGCTGAGCTTCCTGCTGATTCGCCTGGCGCCGGGCGATCCTGCATTGCTGTTGGCCGGAGAGGCGGGGGTGGACGATGTGCAGTTTATCGAGCAGCTGCGCCAGACCATGGGCCTGGATAAGCCGCTGCTCCAGCAGTTGCTGATATACCTGGGCAATATCGCCCACCTGGACCTGGGTTATTCCTACCGAAACCAGACGTCGGTGTGGTCGCTGATCGCCGAACGGTTGCCGGCAACGCTGGCATTGATGGGCTCGGCCTTTGTGGTTTCTTCCGTGCTTGGCGTGACCTTGGGTGTGCTGGCGGCGCGGGCACGGCAGAAACGGCATTGGCTGGACGACGTGATCTCCCACGGTGCTTTGTTGCTGTACGCGATGCCGCCGTTCTGGCTGGCGATGCTGATGATTTTGCTGTTCTCCGTAAGTCTGGATTGGTTGCCGGCGTTCGGTATGGAGACCGTGGGCCGGGACTTCTCGCTGCTGGATCGCCTGCGGCATCTGTTGTTGCCGTGCCTATCCCTGAGCGTGCTGTTTCTGGCCCTGTATATCCACCTCACCCGAGCCGCCGTGCTCGATGCTCTTGGTCAGGAATACGTGCGCACTGCTCACGCCAAAGGCCTGCATCCACGACGGATCCTGTATGTACATGTGTTGCGCAATGCACTGCTGCCGGTGGTGACTTTCGCTGGTTTGCAACTCGGCCAACTGGCCAGCGGTGCGTTACTGGTGGAGGTGGTGTACTCCTGGCCTGGCATTGGCCGCTTGATGTATGACTCATTGGCCCAGCGTGACTACGGTGTGTTGATGGGCGGCTTTCTGGTGATCTCGATTTTGGTGGTGGGCTTCAATGTGTTGACCGATGTGATTTGCCGTTTGCTCGACCCACGTATAGGCGCCGGAGGACAGGGCTGATGGCGGTGCTCACACGCTTTATTCACCAGCCGTCGGCGCTGGCTGGCGCGGTGTTTTTGCTGGTGTTAGCAGCACTAGCGACTGCCGCACCGTGGCTCACCAGTAGCTCGCCCTGGGAAATGAACACCCAGCCGATGCTCCCGCCGTTCCGCGATTCGGCGCACTGGCTGGGCAGCGATATGCTCGGCCGCGACCTCGGCAGCGGCTTGCTCTACGGCGCCCGTGTGTCCTTGGCCGTGGGGATGTTGACCAGTCTGGCGACCTTGCTGGTGGGGCTGCTCGTCGGCGCTGTCGCCGGTTATTTCGGTGGCTGGCTCGACGGCGTGCTGATGCGAATCGCCGAGTTCTTTCAGATCATT of Pseudomonas azotoformans contains these proteins:
- a CDS encoding tetratricopeptide repeat protein, giving the protein MSLDYLGNPIDTTDPTTRQGLDDFIGGFLGYQPRAERILATADADPGSALANAFAGLLLMFSESPEGPALAEKYHQRAAHAAHPRAQLYLGVLQAWIKDDLDQVLHLSANLLDRYPRDLFAAKLNQYLEFNRGNWPALLRIGLKATAGAPDIAHSHGLLAFAYEQCHLLEDAEASALQALRLQPSEPWAQHALAHVMLTQGRIEEGTVFLESVTHHWDGLNSFMYTHNWWHLALFYLARGEKQRVLEIYDQHVWGILPEYSQDQVGAVSLLARLELAGINVGERWQALAPYLQRRVCDTVQPFLSVQYLYGLARAGKPEADRLLATLRQYSFDARPVWGEVTLPLAKGLLAHARGDWQQSLAQLTIALPRLNEIGGSHAQRDLFALVELDARVKAGDWLGAQQTLELRRRYDGWDVPTNRSLVRVYEALKLPELAAKAQTRLSPFT
- a CDS encoding TonB-dependent receptor plug domain-containing protein, with translation MNASRATSRRPSKAFAHTLLFIALYEAASYSSLTVAADAPASDNPLDTVVVIGNRGQARTLAESPSPVDVISSKQLLATGQGDLTRALSKVLPSLNQPASSGFGSTSVVRPISLRGLNGDQVLVLVNGKRRHNSALLNNGTYLNSGSQPVDLDMIPTALVDHVEVLRDGASAQYGSDAIGGVVNIVLKQTDHGGSLSTSYGQNYENGDGETARQTGNVGLSLPNDGFINLALDVKKQKISDRSDNAPYTDSAGNTSLQHTYYGTGLPEARNFSFGYNAELPVDDALTLYSFSTYTRRNSEKPLAFHQPASFDGIRTPFPEGIEDTLRFIENDFQVAFGGKGELAGWDYDLSSTYGQDHAEATLRHTYNLSYGPDSPTSVDTGVKTFSQWTNNLDLTRAFDLGLHKPTQISWGLEQRYENYKIGKGDFASYASGPFTTGASGGLIAPGTISGAGTTPQDAAQKGRTSLAGYGEIGQDFTDKWHVDLAGRYEHYNDGSGTTTNGKFSTRYQLTPILAVRGTFSTGFRAPSLAQQIYSSTSQTSVNGQLFDYRNVAVNSDVAKALGAETLKPEKSTNFSLGLTLQPTDATSITLDAYQIKIKNRIAQTGYLGGTPQISAILAAAGLNPNQAVTYFTNALDTTTRGVDLVGDYRQSIGAYGNLRYTLGFNWNTTQIDDIHASSVAQQALGPTGGYDRQRQGNLKYGLPQSKLLLGTTWTVDKFEIGLNLTRYGEYTQYGTAESFDRTFSPAWITDLNIDYHLTPAITLNAGANNLFNKYPERTDLASSSGGFPYGNFSPYGTTGGYWYTGVTYNF
- a CDS encoding ABC transporter permease: MNGALYFSGRLVKALLMVVAVLVLSFLLIRLAPGDPALLLAGEAGVDDVQFIEQLRQTMGLDKPLLQQLLIYLGNIAHLDLGYSYRNQTSVWSLIAERLPATLALMGSAFVVSSVLGVTLGVLAARARQKRHWLDDVISHGALLLYAMPPFWLAMLMILLFSVSLDWLPAFGMETVGRDFSLLDRLRHLLLPCLSLSVLFLALYIHLTRAAVLDALGQEYVRTAHAKGLHPRRILYVHVLRNALLPVVTFAGLQLGQLASGALLVEVVYSWPGIGRLMYDSLAQRDYGVLMGGFLVISILVVGFNVLTDVICRLLDPRIGAGGQG
- a CDS encoding P1 family peptidase — protein: MPRPGPRNALTDIPGLTVGHATDLRVDTGVTVIRPNGFWTASIDIRGGGPGGRETAALEPENMVGQLHALVFAGGSVFGLGAADAVAAKLSQDEVGLHLKPGAPAIPIVPAAVLHDLANGGDKDWGLDPPYRRLGFEALANAGEDFELGSVGAGRGAMAGVLKGGLGTASLDLGDGLIVAALVVANPIGSVYMPDGKTFWAWPWEVAGEFGGRRPEAEMDCSDPMPELSRLGSMGRLQAGANTTLVVVASTARLTVAECKRVAIMAQDGIARAVRPAHLPFDGDTVFALASEAVELTDGPRRQVEIGCIGSAAADCVVRAIARGVFSARG
- a CDS encoding ABC transporter substrate-binding protein; translated protein: MRSFSFRRALTSVALCTTLLAGQAQAQPQEGGVLNLVAQPEPPSLMHGVVSHVSTQYVSGKVLQGLLTFDTHLAPKPVLAKAWTISPDGLTYTFDLQDGVHWHDGPAFTADDVVFSFQIFYPEVDKRLGGIITEYVESITAKGPLQVVFHLKKPFAPLLSALGSGLRPVVPKHLYENTDFRNNPYNLKPVGTGPFVFVEWKRGAYIKLAKNPNYWKKGLPYLDSIIFHVIPDASSRAAAFERNDVQVLRSGDADYSDLKRLTALPDVQSSEKGWELYAGLAFLQINTRKPPLNNPKVRQAILYALNRQFIVDNIFFGSGKVAQGPFVSSSPYHDPQLPQYAYDVKKAKALIAESGVDVGAVRIRLLNGEKGGAWERLAEYTKQSLQPLGFKVQVVTSDAATWFQRVSDWDFDLTYNFIFQIGDPYLTSAYLFRSDYILKTSPFANVSGYNSAEADALWAKVADTPEGPERKQLYSQLENVLNADLPIAPIFEMRYPTLFHKQVKNLLQTATSLNEDDESVYLEALAP